In Panicum virgatum strain AP13 chromosome 5K, P.virgatum_v5, whole genome shotgun sequence, the genomic window AGTTGTTAGCACTAGCCTAGCCAACAATTCTCTACATGATACACTTTTTGATCTACGTATGCAGTGGCAATAGCCCGTTGATGAAATGTATGCATGCATCCCTATCTATATATGGCATGCATATGGCCGAACGGCAAGAATACAGGACCACTAGTCTGTCCACCTATTCAGCTAACATGGATCTAGGATATGGCATACCGATGATTCAGCAAAGTAGCACAAAATAGAGATATGACAATGGTGTAACCAAACTGTCATATACATGCATCCACTCTGATGTTCACAATAATGTGCTCAAAGAATAGGGCAACCACCTCACCCTATTAGCACTTCCACATCTTCTAGGCACAACCATTACTGGTGCATCTTATTTTGCTGCTTTTATAACAAGTTTACTGCATAGGTATAGTCTTCATGAGTAGTTGTTGGTGTCGCAGAAAACAACAAACTACATAAAAGATGTCACCTTTATGGTAGAGGAACTCACCAGATAGCGATGCCCAACATCTGGACTGGAAGTAGCAAGCTAAAGACCTTCACATGCGGGTGCAACATCAAACAGCTCaagctaaaaaaaatatatgaaacAAAACACGAGTGTTACAATTTACTAAATTGTGAATTTGAAGAATAGTGCAAAGATGCATGATTTTTCTTCTGATCAAGCTACCGACAAATAAATGTTACAAATAGTTCGGTTTGGATTGGTAGCTAAGTAGCAGCTAAACCATAACGTTTGCTGATCCTAGATGCGCCCTTCATCATAATGTTAATATCTCAACCACCAATGCGGATGGTGATGCCGCAAAGAAGTGACTCTAACTGTAGTTAGATTGCTAGCAATCTAGCTTTTCGTGGAGTAATTCTAAATTAAAAGAAAATAAGATAGTGTGCAATTTAGAGAGAATCAGGACAACCATGAATAAAATCACCATAACTTAATAACAAAAACTTACAGGGAAAAAGTATTACCAACAtaaagggagagaaaaaaagcAGGATTAGTCATATTATTCTGAGAAGGTGATGTCAACTATGAATGATTGGTTCGCTTCACCAAGAAGTGTAGCTTCATAGGAGCaaatagaaaataaatacaCAAAAGATAGAAGGAAAAGCAGCAACAACTAAGAACAGACCTCGATCTACAAAGTGATGAGAGCCATTAGACTTAGAAAATGCAATGATAACCAGTTACGGAGATAAGAATCAAATGATAGCACTACATCATAACCACGACATGATCCCAACACAGTTGTTGGGACGACTATCACCCTAACTTAGTTTGCACTGTCATTGCCATTGAGGTATGGTGATTACCACTAATAATAATGAAAAGTGGTGAGACGGTGATGTCTTCCTACATAGAATTGTGATCAATGGTTGTCCGAGAACTAAAAATTTAGAGAACAAATGATAAATAATAGGGATGCAATTGAGTGTTTGGGAAGATATAGACTGCAAATGTGAAGTGTCTAGAAGAGAGTTCTTTTTTTTCAAGCGTAACAACAAAATTGTTGGTGGTGGTGCACGATTCTCGGTGAGGAAAAAGTGCTGCAACTATGAGACAAGGGGAGCTGAATGTACGAGGATGTAGCAATTGGAGCTTGGAgaacaaagaaaataaaagagatATTGAGATACATGATTTGAGAGGTCGCATCCAATTCTTATTAATGTtttgattcaaattcaaaactaAATTCTAATTATTAAATATAGTAAAATATTTATTTGAAAGTAAGAACTCAAATGTTAGCATAAAAGATGCTAGGTACCCGCGCTATTTGCATCTGCCTCCTTGCTAGTTCAAACTAAAACAAGAGAGGAACCCAAATCAGATTTCAACATAAACTGAGGTCGGCTCAGTCAACTGTTAAAGTAAAACAAATAATCAACAGTAACACTAGAGGTAACCGTTGAGGCTAGATCAAGGCTTgacaataaatattttttaaaaaaaaatcgacAGATGTAGGTACAAATTACAAAACACACCACCAATTATCAGCAAAACTGAATGAACAAAACAAAAATCATGCAACCTTGAATGCAGAAAAATTACCCAACTATGAACTACCTCCTGCAAGAGATACATGAACGTAACGTTGTTTCTTCAGCAATTAATTCAAATATTAACGTTTTTTTGCCATCCGCAGATGTAGCATAGCCCCGTCGGTGGTGCCGTGGTGATCAGTAGTTAGTGGCACGGCACGTCTTCCTGATCTCCCCGGTGCTCCCCGGCGGCATGGCCAGCTTGCTCAGCTTGACCAGCGCGTCGGCGAAGTCGAGGTTCCACAGCGTCCCGTTGTCGGCGTACTCGTGGACGTGCCGCATCGTCGCGTTGCTGCCGACGATCGCCCAGTCGGAGTGGAACAGCACCAGGTTGTTGAGGTTGTTGATGTAGTAGCTGTTGTCCAGggacgcgccgccgctggccggcaCGACGTAGCTCGTCAGGTTCCCCAGCGCCGTCGCGTTCTGGTCGCGGATGTTGTTCTCCACCGTCGggtccgccgccggcccggcgcCGCAGTCCTTGGCGAGGACGTTGTCGCGGAAGTAGGGGTTGATCTCGCCGGACGGCGCGGAGAGGCGGTCGCGGAAGGAGGAGCAGTGCGCGCGGCCGATGGAGTGCGCGCCGGAGAGGATGACCAGCTCCTCGGGGGTGAAGCCCTTGGCGGCGAAGTTGCTGATGAGCTTGGCGACGTCGAACGTGGAGCCCGGGAGGTTGTTCTCGGCGTCCGTGGCCGACGAGACGACGCCGTCCAGGCGGCCGGCCGGGACGGCGTAGTCGATGCCGCCGTTGCTGAGGTACCTCGACGCGTCGCGGGCCGCGAACGCGAGGATGTCGGCGCAGGAGACGGTGCTGGGGCAGGCGCTCTCCAGGTTGGCCTTGATGGCGTCGATCACGTCGAAGCCTCGGAGACCGATGTTGGCGCCAGACGTCTTTTCTGGATAGGGATTTGCGTACGTCGGATCCAGAAGGACAGAACCATCGCAACCCTACACGTGTACTCAAGAAGATGAATGTTTGTGTTTAGGTGATAACTCAGAGAAAAAAATCAGAAATTTTATGTAACTGATGAAATGAACAAACTGAAGTAGTACTTGGATATTTGGAAATTCAGTTGACATTTTGTTTTACTGAGACTCCATAGAAGATGATCTCATATGCTAGTTGCAGATAAATttgaaacaaagaaaaactgGTCATGTGTTTGCATTGTTTTCTTTGCTTACCCTGACGAAGCAGTCATGGAAGAACAGCCTGACAAGTGCAGCACCCTTGGTAATGTCGGCGTTGAGGGCCGCCTTGACGGTATCTCTGACGATACCCTCAACGCTGCCGTTGCATTTGTCGTTGTAGTAGCCGACCGTCGGGGTGCGCGGCGCCGTCGCCTgcaccatggcggcggcggcggcctggaaggCCCCCAGCACCAGAACAACAGCGGACACCTTCATTTTCTCGCAGAAATGGAGATGCGAAGGTTTGGCTAGCTTTTTTGCTGGTGATCTAGCTATATCCAGATCGACCCCAGTCCCTgtgctgtgtgtgtgtgtgagatctCCCAGGAAACTAGGCTGGTATATATAGTGCGTTAGTGCCTATCAATGAGATGAGAGAGAGAAGTCATTAGCAACGGCGGCCAACTGCGATTAGTTAGTAAACTCGTTTATTCATGCCAGTTATAGACTATAATCAGCAATTCAGCATGTTCAGTCGGAGGTTCATGCACGAGGGACGATCATTATTGAGACCTATGTTCAATTTCCGGTGACACAGAAGCAGCTAGCGAACGTGGCAATCATGTCTTGCACTTCAACGCTGCGAGCACGTATACTTAGCTAGCTAGTTGCTCTTGCCGTGAACTTTCtcttttctaaggttttattaGGTTGTTCTGTTTGCTAGTTTTGAGTTAGTATAATTACTAGCTAAGGTCTACCTAGTTCAGATCATATCTAACTCGCATTCAACGGTATAATCATTATTGAGGCTGGCGGCATCGCCGCCTATATACTTGTACCGACAAAATGTATGTATTCAGTTCAAAAACAAAGTTCAGCCAAGCTACACTCACACAACACTTTGACTGCATATCATGCAAGTAAATCATGTAAAAGAGacccattttttttgtttgtgtgCATCGCATCAAGGTCCCTCATGGATGCATTTGATATTCGACTATAGTCACtgtttttcccaaaaaaaatacTAGCGGTATATCATAGAGCACATTAATTACAATATCATTTACCCCCATGCATTAAATATTATATACAAGTCATTGTTTTTCGTCCTTCCGATCTGATCAGTTTCTTGGGTtcctctttacttgtatggattaAAAGTGGAAGCCTATTTAGCAGTCCTATTGAGGAACTCCTATATACTAGTAAGCATGACTGTGCTAACGCCACGAATAAATTTGAAACATAAAAAACAACACATGATCCATAatctaaaataaaaaatatatatttcacaCAAAAGATATGTAACATAGTTATTATAGTAAGGTTAAAGTTCGTTTTTCAACACTGAACTACCACGATCAGGATTGAACTACCACGATcggaactacaaaaccggacatCCTGCACAAACTAACTATTTAAACCGTGCAGATTAGCCCCCTCGGATACCACCCAGTTTTGGTCCACATCACCCATACGACGTGGCGCCAGTTCACACATTAGCTTTTATCCTTCTATATtgtcctctctctttctctcccaaACAGGTGGGCCATCCAACTCTTCTTCCCGGCCATGGCCACGACACAGCGATAGGTATGGCGGACAGCCCACCGCCAGCAGCCTCGCTGGCATCAGGGCCCAGCTCCACAGCTTCTCCTCGTCGCGTATTGCGCGCAAGCAccttcccttcctcctccgccatGACCTGCACCTCATAAAAATCAACCGATCTAGTATTACAATGTCTGTGCGGGATTGGAACAATTCAATTGGTTGCAGATCTAGTATAAAAATCAACAAATTCCCCTCAAAAAAAGTAATTTGGAACAATTCAATTGAAATATATAGACTACAAAGGAAAGATTGCAAACTGGCAAGCTAAAACAGTCTACTTTACATTTCAAAGAGCTGTATTACACACATAATATTTGGGCAATTGGTTGCACAGGCATGCAAAAATGAGGTACCTGAAACAGAAGAATTTAAAGAAGATTTAAGTAAAGAACACAGAAATCCAAAGCAGGAAGGCATGGTCCAGTGGTATCCAGGCCCGGcttagaggggggggggggtgcccaTGGATTCGGGGGGCTCAAGATTTAGTATGCAGTAGGTAGTAATATTTGGCCCAACTTGAAGTATACGAGCAGATAGTCACGCAGTTCTTTCAGACATCCGCGTGAATTAcctatattattagaatttctTTCTTTTAATTACAGTCTCAAATGAAAAATAGTTAGTCTAAGAACCTCCATAATGTGAGGCTTGAGGGATGCTAAAAAGGAAGAAAGAGTATTGGGTGCATTATTCTACACACTGTGAAAGACGATGCTTATTTCATGCGATGCCAAGAAAATATGGAGTGGGACAAGAACTTGCGCAGGTGTCAATTCCATTAAAAATTATTTCATTGTCCTTATCAGCTCTCCTCGCTAACTGCCGCTCATAGCTTGTCTCGAGTCTGGCGAGAGAGAAACTAAAAGCATTGCTATTTTATTTGACGTGAGTTCCAAGCATATTTGATAGCTTCGATGACTAATTAATCTATACACTGCAGCTCTGTAAAGTCGATGCGTATACACTCACTTCGAGACTTTTTTTTTCAAGCATCACTGCAAGCCAGCAAAAACCCAAGTTTTATATTGCTAAAGTATCCATAGCGCTAGTCAAGGCTTTGCCATGGACTTGCTTCATGCAGTACAGGGAAAACCATTGTTATAAAATTGGTAAGAAGAAATCAATTTCAGTTTCTAGTGTACATAGTAAGGatgcccgtgctaacgctacgGATGCATTTCAGAAGTACAAAAAACAACGCAAGATCCATCATAAATCACACTCATCTCCACCTTTCGAATTCGTGCCTGCAGACGAAAACCATCAAAACGGGAGCGAACAAGTTAAGAGGCGCAAGGGAGGAGGAAAATCCACATACTTGGACCTCGAGCtcaacggcgacgtgatctccgGCTCAAGGGGCTCCAGCCCGCCGAAGTGATCCTCTATGGCAGCACGAAGTCAGCGAAGTTGATGCAGGCGAAGATCTTCATGTAGTCCCACTTCTTGTGGCAGGTTGAGGTATGGGATGGTGCAGGTGACCACCCACACACAGTATTGCTTGGCTTTGCATCACAGCtagaaaaagaagaaatttCGCTACCCTGGTACCTACCACCAATCATATAGGCCCTGTACCTACAAACAAAATAGGGACAAAACATTATGTAAGAAAAAGCTTATAGTGATGAGTGTCATCTCCTAAAGGTGACGAGCATCGCGCCCGTCACTTATACATCGTCACTGATTAGAACAGAAAAGTGACGGGCAAAAACCCGTCAGCTATGTACGTAAAAGATGAAGGGCATCAGTATGAGCCGTCACTTATGGTATTCTTAGTCCGTGACCTATGTGTTGACACAGGTGACAGTCATTATTCTTTTGCGtgctaaatatttttttgcacGAATATGCGCGCGTGCGATTTTTTCGAGCGTTATCAGGATTCAAACCCACAACCTCAGTCTCGTGCATACCCTTCCCTACCACTAGGCTACATGATCACATGTGACCAACaatgagatattttccttttatcaTCACTTTCTAATGTCTTATATAACCTGTTTCACAGCTATAAcgatctcaaatgaaaaacttttccactacaaagttgtagatctggtgGCGAGCTACAACTTTCGTATATACTTTTTTTTCCCATCTgaggtcatttgaaaattttgaaaatttaaaattcaaaatttaaaccatatatttgggtgccaaaagaaCCTCAACtgaaaaaattttgaactacaaagttgtagatctggttgaggcctacaacttttgtatagaccaattttttatttgagacaatttaaatttttcaaaaatcacatgTTCAAATATTAATAAAAGTCACAAAGGTAACGCGCCTTGATGTTGCATGTCACCAATGTCATCACAAAGGTGACGCACTTTGATATTGTCCGACACCTTTTACTTATCAAAATCCGTCACCTATACTAACCTTATAAGTGGCATGATTTAAtgttgcccgtcacctataTCAAACTTATAGGTGACGGACCATAAATGTGGCCCGTCACCTATAACAAAGGTGACGTGCTTTGATGTTGCACGTCACCTATGTCATAACAAAGGTGACGGGCAATATTTTAGAGAGGCCACCAAGAGGTAAAAGGTGACGTGCATCATCTTCGCGCGTCACTCAGATAACAAAGATGACGTACAACAACATGTCACTTTTGTGCACGTCACTATAGATCTTTTTTACATTGTGAAATGAGGTAATGGAACCAGAAAATGGAAGACAAATTAAAGTATATAGTGGGTGATTGCCGCTATTATTCTAAATATTTGACCTCAAGCAGTATATAGAAAAGATGTATTTAAAGATAAATATGACAAT contains:
- the LOC120706644 gene encoding peroxidase 2-like — its product is MKVSAVVLVLGAFQAAAAAMVQATAPRTPTVGYYNDKCNGSVEGIVRDTVKAALNADITKGAALVRLFFHDCFVRGCDGSVLLDPTYANPYPEKTSGANIGLRGFDVIDAIKANLESACPSTVSCADILAFAARDASRYLSNGGIDYAVPAGRLDGVVSSATDAENNLPGSTFDVAKLISNFAAKGFTPEELVILSGAHSIGRAHCSSFRDRLSAPSGEINPYFRDNVLAKDCGAGPAADPTVENNIRDQNATALGNLTSYVVPASGGASLDNSYYINNLNNLVLFHSDWAIVGSNATMRHVHEYADNGTLWNLDFADALVKLSKLAMPPGSTGEIRKTCRATNY